One Passer domesticus isolate bPasDom1 unplaced genomic scaffold, bPasDom1.hap1 HAP1_SCAFFOLD_138, whole genome shotgun sequence genomic region harbors:
- the LOC135291856 gene encoding uncharacterized protein LOC135291856, with translation MAAARGDSPSQGPALHEKPRWHQAAVSHQEPQWHQAAVSHEDLALHKGLAQGSGATRGTPRSRCPPITAPHPQVPPRGSPRCRSRRPRPSCAPRPHPRSGPGTPPRPPPCPPGPWPPFPSVPSWWGRRWRGGSGSCTAGQPPGPPPAPAPPPSPGAASSERSGWAAPEDEEAAAAGDGSAGSAGPEPALPARPRPRSAAREGRAAPDGSLGGEAAAGAAVFINHKFCRLEPMSAGAFAP, from the exons ATGGCCGCCGCCAGAGgggacagcccttcccagggccCGGCCTTGCACGAGAAGCCGCGGTGGCACCAGGCCGCGGTGTCACACCAGGAGCCGCAGTGGCACCAGGCCGCGGTGTCACACGAAGACCTGGCTTTGCACAAGGGCCTTGCACAAGGATCTGGCGCCACAC GAGGGAccccccgctcccggtgccccccAATAACCGCCCCTcacccccaggtgcccccccggggctccccccgctgccgctcccgccgcccccgcccctcctgcgccccccgcccccacccccggagcggccccgggacccccccgcgG ccccccccgtgccccccgggGCCGTGGCCGCCGTTTCCTTCGGTGCCTTCGTGGTGGGGGCGGCGCTGGCGGGGGGGCTCTGGCTCGTGCACGGCCGGACAG ccccccgggccccccccgGCCCCAGCGCCGCCCCCCAGCCCGGGAGCAGCCAG CTCCGAGCGCTCGGGCTGGGCCGCTCCTGAGGACGAggaggcggcggcagcgggagaTGGCAGCGCGGGCTCCGCCGGCCCCGAGCCAgcgctcccggcccggccccggccccgcagcgcGGCCCGGGAGGGAAGAGCTGCCCCGGACGGTTCGCTGGGAGGGGAGGCAGCGGCGGGAGCCGCGGTGTTCATTAATCACAAGTTCTGCCGCCTGGAGCCAATGAGCGCCGGCGCCTTCGCTCCTTAA